In one window of Maribacter dokdonensis DSW-8 DNA:
- a CDS encoding PSP1 domain-containing protein, with amino-acid sequence MGCSSCSTGKDGQPKGCKNNGTCGTDGCNKLTVFDWLSNMSLPNGERPFDFVEVRFKNSRKEFFRNTENLSLSIGDIVATQAQSGHDIGMVTLTGELVRVQMKRKKESFKEEEAPKIYRKASQKDIDIWQKCRDREEEIKKRAREIAIILKLQMKISDVEFQGDGSKATFYYTADERVDFRQLIKDMAKAFGIRIEMRQIGYRQEAQRLGGIGSCGRELCCSTWLTDFRSVSTSAARYQQLSLNPQKLAGQCGKLKCCLNYELDVYLDALKDFPSQDTKLFTEKGLAFCQKTDIFKEMLWFSYKDDPGNWHVLSKDQVNEILQKNKKKEKVASLEMYAMEIVVEEKVVFENVVGQDSLTRFDKPKGGGNRNKNRNKNKNRNRNKNKNRNRNRNQKKNA; translated from the coding sequence ATGGGTTGTAGTAGTTGTTCTACCGGTAAGGATGGACAACCAAAGGGATGCAAGAATAACGGTACTTGCGGTACAGATGGTTGCAATAAACTGACAGTTTTTGACTGGCTTTCAAATATGTCGCTCCCAAATGGGGAACGACCATTCGATTTTGTTGAGGTAAGATTTAAAAATAGTAGAAAAGAGTTTTTTAGGAATACTGAAAATCTCTCACTTTCCATTGGCGACATAGTTGCCACACAAGCACAGTCAGGTCATGATATTGGCATGGTTACCTTAACAGGTGAGCTTGTTCGTGTGCAAATGAAACGAAAAAAGGAATCCTTTAAAGAAGAAGAGGCTCCTAAAATCTATAGAAAAGCCAGCCAAAAAGACATTGATATTTGGCAAAAATGTAGAGATCGAGAAGAAGAAATTAAGAAAAGAGCACGGGAAATAGCTATTATCTTAAAACTTCAAATGAAAATTTCTGATGTTGAGTTTCAAGGTGATGGCTCTAAAGCTACGTTTTATTATACTGCAGATGAGCGTGTAGATTTTCGTCAGTTGATAAAAGACATGGCCAAGGCCTTTGGCATTAGAATAGAAATGCGTCAAATAGGCTATAGGCAAGAAGCCCAACGTCTTGGTGGTATAGGTTCTTGTGGTAGAGAATTATGTTGTTCTACTTGGTTGACCGATTTTAGATCGGTAAGTACCTCTGCGGCACGCTACCAACAATTATCATTGAACCCGCAAAAGTTGGCAGGTCAATGTGGTAAGCTTAAGTGCTGTTTAAATTATGAGCTAGATGTGTATTTAGATGCACTTAAAGACTTTCCTTCCCAAGATACAAAGTTGTTTACGGAGAAAGGTCTAGCTTTCTGTCAAAAAACGGATATTTTTAAAGAAATGCTTTGGTTTTCTTATAAAGATGATCCGGGCAATTGGCACGTGCTTTCTAAAGATCAGGTCAATGAGATCCTTCAAAAAAATAAAAAGAAGGAAAAGGTAGCTAGCCTTGAAATGTACGCAATGGAAATTGTGGTAGAGGAAAAAGTAGTTTTTGAGAATGTTGTTGGTCAAGATAGTCTTACCCGTTTTGATAAGCCTAAAGGCGGAGGAAACAGGAACAAGAACAGAAACAAGAACAAGAATCGAAACCGTAATAAGAACAAGAATAGAAATCGTAATAGAAATCAAAAGAAGAATGCGTAG
- a CDS encoding gliding motility lipoprotein GldH: MRSIFCCFLALVLFASCDSNIIKSEYRTLEDGVWNKDNVLEFSLSEMDTVTEHDIFINVRNDNTFPYSNLFIIAALTTPEGEVTKDTLEYAMSLPDGTWLGKGNGSIKESKLWYKENIVFSTSGVYTIEVSQAMRKNGNVSGIINLEGITDVGIEVTKSTP; the protein is encoded by the coding sequence ATGCGTAGTATATTTTGTTGTTTTTTAGCACTTGTGCTCTTTGCTTCTTGTGACAGCAATATTATAAAATCTGAATACCGAACATTGGAAGATGGTGTTTGGAACAAGGATAATGTTTTAGAGTTTTCTCTAAGTGAAATGGATACCGTTACGGAACATGATATCTTTATCAATGTAAGAAACGACAATACCTTTCCATATAGTAATTTATTTATTATTGCAGCTCTAACTACACCTGAAGGTGAGGTTACTAAAGACACACTTGAATATGCCATGTCTTTACCAGACGGTACATGGTTGGGCAAGGGTAATGGTAGTATAAAGGAAAGTAAATTGTGGTATAAGGAAAACATCGTTTTTTCCACTTCTGGCGTATATACTATTGAGGTATCCCAAGCAATGCGTAAAAACGGTAATGTTTCTGGTATTATTAACCTAGAAGGTATTACCGATGTAGGTATAGAAGTAACAAAAAGCACCCCTTAA
- a CDS encoding CoA transferase subunit A, which yields MIRKTVNNVTEALTGVKDGMTFMLGGFGLCGIPENAITELVRLGVKDITCISNNAGVDDFGLGLLLHQHQIKKMVSSYVGENDEFERQMLSGELEVELTPQGTLAEKCRAAQAGFPAFYTPAGYGTEVAEGKEVREFNGKMYILEEAFKADYAFVKAWKGDAAGNLIFKGTARNFNPCMCGAAKITVAEVEELVPEGELDPNQIHIPGIFVQRIFQGKGYEKRIEQRTVRQK from the coding sequence ATGATACGTAAAACTGTAAATAATGTAACCGAAGCATTAACGGGTGTTAAAGATGGAATGACCTTTATGTTGGGCGGATTTGGTCTTTGCGGTATACCCGAAAATGCAATTACTGAACTAGTAAGATTGGGTGTAAAGGATATTACCTGTATATCCAATAACGCGGGAGTGGATGATTTTGGCTTGGGATTATTGTTGCATCAACATCAAATTAAGAAAATGGTATCTTCTTATGTTGGTGAAAACGATGAATTTGAAAGACAAATGTTAAGTGGTGAGTTAGAGGTAGAGTTGACACCACAGGGCACATTGGCTGAAAAATGTAGGGCTGCTCAGGCTGGTTTTCCCGCATTTTATACTCCTGCTGGATATGGTACAGAAGTAGCCGAAGGTAAGGAGGTTAGAGAATTCAATGGTAAAATGTACATTTTAGAAGAAGCATTTAAGGCAGATTATGCTTTTGTAAAAGCTTGGAAGGGAGATGCTGCCGGAAATTTAATTTTTAAGGGTACGGCACGTAATTTTAATCCTTGTATGTGTGGAGCCGCTAAAATTACCGTTGCGGAGGTAGAAGAGTTGGTGCCCGAAGGTGAGTTGGATCCAAACCAAATACATATACCTGGTATTTTTGTGCAACGCATATTTCAGGGTAAGGGTTATGAGAAAAGAATAGAACAAAGAACAGTACGTCAAAAATAA
- a CDS encoding serine hydrolase domain-containing protein codes for MKYSLIIFLTIFLIGNIHAQDYYFPNANASWEQRAPKDFKIKDALLQEAIAFAEDNEYSGSRDLRIAIVKGFEREPFHKILGPTKKRGGPAGMILKNGYVVAQWGDTKRVDMTFSVTKSFLSTMAGLAEDQGLIEDTKNLVGDYVWDGTFDGAHNSKITWEHLLQQNSAWSGELWGGKDWADRPPSTGNIDDWKMEMPKEPGTVMEYNDVRVNVLAYSLTQVWRKPMPLVLKENIMDNIGASTTWRWYGYDNAWTEIDGLQMKSVTGGGHSGAGMFISTQDMARFGLLFLNNGRWENKQLISEEWIKKATTPSIPNSNYGYMWWLNKKGERHWEGLSENIYYAAGFGGNFIVIDKENDLVVVTRWLEPNKIGAFMKKVNAAL; via the coding sequence ATGAAATATTCTCTTATCATCTTTTTGACTATTTTCTTAATTGGAAATATTCATGCTCAAGATTATTACTTTCCCAATGCGAACGCTTCTTGGGAACAGCGTGCTCCAAAAGATTTTAAAATTAAAGACGCATTATTGCAAGAAGCTATTGCTTTTGCAGAAGATAATGAATACTCTGGATCTAGAGATTTACGTATAGCAATTGTTAAGGGTTTTGAGCGCGAACCTTTTCATAAAATATTGGGACCTACAAAGAAAAGAGGCGGACCTGCTGGTATGATTTTAAAGAATGGCTATGTGGTTGCACAGTGGGGAGATACAAAGAGAGTGGATATGACCTTTAGTGTCACTAAAAGCTTTTTAAGCACCATGGCCGGTCTTGCAGAAGACCAAGGTCTCATTGAAGACACCAAAAATTTGGTGGGTGATTACGTATGGGACGGTACTTTTGATGGTGCCCATAATTCCAAAATTACATGGGAACATCTGCTACAGCAAAACTCGGCTTGGTCAGGTGAGCTATGGGGAGGTAAGGACTGGGCAGATAGACCGCCGAGTACTGGAAATATTGATGACTGGAAAATGGAAATGCCCAAAGAGCCCGGTACTGTTATGGAATATAATGATGTTCGTGTAAATGTTTTGGCATATTCCCTAACCCAGGTTTGGCGTAAACCAATGCCGTTGGTGCTAAAGGAAAATATTATGGATAATATTGGGGCATCTACTACATGGCGTTGGTATGGCTATGATAATGCATGGACAGAGATAGATGGTCTACAAATGAAATCGGTCACTGGAGGAGGTCATTCAGGGGCAGGAATGTTTATCAGTACCCAAGATATGGCACGTTTTGGTCTGTTGTTCTTAAATAATGGTAGGTGGGAAAATAAACAATTGATTTCCGAAGAATGGATTAAAAAGGCAACAACACCATCCATACCTAATAGTAACTATGGGTATATGTGGTGGTTGAATAAAAAGGGTGAAAGACATTGGGAAGGATTATCTGAAAACATTTATTACGCTGCCGGTTTTGGAGGTAATTTTATAGTTATAGATAAAGAAAATGATCTTGTAGTCGTTACACGTTGGTTAGAACCGAATAAAATTGGAGCATTTATGAAGAAAGTAAACGCTGCCTTATAA
- a CDS encoding penicillin-binding protein 1A, whose product MAKAVKKKTTNNFSKFILWFWILFASGIALVALIFLSASWGLFGELPPYEYLENPQTNLASQIISSDGKLLGKFYLDDNRTDVKFEELPDNLVNALIATEDARFRDHSGIDARGTVRAFAYLGSKGGASTISQQLARQLFVGVRSRSKFDAIKQKIKEWVLAIRLERSYTKEEIISMYFNIYDFGNNADGIRSAARIYFGKEPKDLKIEESAMLVGMFKNSSLFNPLRREEMVKTRRDVVLAQMAKYDYITEVEKDSLQAMKMDINYNPETHSVGLATYFRMYLQRFMKDWIDKNPKPAIGDEPDKYNLYLDGLKIYTTIDSKMQANAEEAVNEHMTKLQAEFFHQNTPDRNKTAPFLDITPEETKAIMERAMKNSDRWKIMKSEGKSEKEIRESFDKKTEMTVFDWKSPTKEKDTILTPRDSIRYYKAFLRTAMMSMEPQTGHVKAWVGGINYKHFQYDNVIQGARQAGSTFKPFVYAAAIDQLRLSPCETRPDTQYCIEAGKHGNMEPWCPRNSNLKYSGNSYSLKKALANSVNTVTAQLIDEVGPKSVVSMVRNLGLTGDILEVPSIALGTLDVNVYEMVGAYGAFANQGVYVKPVMVTRIENKDGTVLYEYVPETKDVLSKDVSYAILDLMKGVTQGGSGTRLRTTGFNKWRPEYDEIITGYPYKLTNPIAGKTGTTQNNSDGWFMGMVPNLVTGVWVGGEERSVHFKSITYGQGASMALPIWGLYMTKNYADEELGISKEDFVKPENMSIEIDCDKFVEGTNTDSDTDDDLDDLDF is encoded by the coding sequence ATGGCAAAAGCGGTAAAAAAGAAAACAACCAACAATTTTTCCAAATTCATCTTGTGGTTTTGGATCTTATTTGCATCTGGTATTGCCTTAGTGGCACTAATATTTTTATCTGCCTCATGGGGGCTGTTCGGTGAATTGCCACCCTATGAGTATTTGGAGAATCCACAAACCAATTTGGCATCACAGATTATATCTTCAGATGGTAAACTTTTGGGTAAGTTCTATTTAGATGATAACCGTACAGATGTAAAGTTTGAAGAACTTCCGGATAATTTGGTGAATGCACTTATTGCAACGGAAGATGCTCGTTTTAGAGACCATTCGGGTATTGATGCTCGTGGTACAGTAAGGGCATTCGCATATTTGGGAAGTAAAGGTGGTGCCAGTACCATTTCGCAGCAATTGGCGCGTCAGCTTTTCGTTGGGGTTCGTTCTAGAAGCAAGTTCGATGCTATAAAACAAAAAATAAAAGAATGGGTACTTGCTATTCGGCTAGAGCGTAGTTATACCAAAGAAGAAATCATAAGTATGTATTTCAATATCTATGATTTTGGTAACAACGCAGATGGTATTAGATCGGCTGCTCGTATATATTTTGGTAAAGAACCTAAGGATCTTAAAATTGAAGAATCTGCTATGTTGGTGGGTATGTTCAAGAACTCATCGCTTTTTAATCCATTGCGTAGAGAAGAAATGGTAAAGACCCGTAGGGATGTTGTTCTTGCCCAAATGGCAAAATATGATTACATCACCGAAGTGGAGAAAGATTCGCTTCAAGCTATGAAAATGGATATCAATTACAATCCTGAAACACATAGCGTAGGTCTAGCTACTTATTTTAGAATGTATTTGCAGCGTTTCATGAAAGATTGGATCGATAAAAATCCAAAGCCGGCCATTGGTGATGAACCGGACAAGTATAATTTGTATTTAGACGGACTTAAGATTTACACTACCATTGATTCAAAAATGCAGGCTAATGCAGAAGAAGCGGTCAATGAGCATATGACAAAATTGCAAGCGGAGTTCTTTCATCAAAATACACCGGATAGAAATAAAACCGCCCCTTTCTTGGATATTACACCAGAAGAAACGAAGGCAATTATGGAACGGGCTATGAAAAATTCCGATCGATGGAAGATTATGAAAAGCGAGGGTAAATCTGAAAAGGAGATTCGAGAGTCTTTTGATAAGAAAACAGAGATGACCGTTTTTGATTGGAAAAGTCCAACAAAAGAAAAAGATACTATTTTAACTCCGCGAGACTCTATTCGTTATTATAAAGCATTTTTAAGAACGGCAATGATGTCCATGGAACCACAAACGGGTCATGTTAAAGCATGGGTAGGTGGTATTAATTACAAGCATTTTCAATATGATAATGTAATTCAAGGAGCAAGACAAGCAGGTTCTACGTTTAAACCTTTTGTATATGCTGCCGCTATAGACCAGTTAAGGCTATCTCCTTGTGAAACTCGCCCAGATACACAATATTGTATAGAAGCGGGCAAACACGGTAACATGGAGCCTTGGTGCCCAAGAAACTCTAACCTTAAATATTCTGGTAATAGCTATTCTTTAAAGAAAGCCTTAGCAAATTCTGTAAACACCGTTACGGCACAATTGATTGATGAGGTGGGACCAAAATCTGTAGTGAGCATGGTACGTAATCTTGGTCTTACGGGAGATATTCTAGAAGTACCTTCAATTGCTTTAGGTACGTTAGATGTTAATGTATATGAAATGGTTGGTGCATATGGTGCCTTTGCAAATCAAGGTGTATATGTTAAACCTGTTATGGTTACACGTATTGAAAATAAAGATGGTACCGTATTATATGAGTATGTACCAGAAACAAAAGATGTTTTAAGTAAAGATGTTTCTTATGCTATTTTAGACCTAATGAAGGGTGTAACCCAAGGTGGTTCAGGTACACGTTTAAGAACAACTGGGTTTAATAAATGGAGACCGGAATATGATGAAATTATAACGGGCTACCCTTATAAGTTAACCAACCCTATTGCGGGAAAAACAGGTACTACTCAAAACAATAGTGATGGTTGGTTTATGGGTATGGTGCCTAATCTTGTAACCGGTGTTTGGGTTGGCGGTGAAGAAAGATCGGTTCACTTTAAAAGCATCACATATGGTCAAGGTGCCTCTATGGCTTTGCCTATATGGGGGCTATATATGACCAAGAATTATGCCGATGAGGAGTTGGGTATTTCAAAAGAAGACTTTGTTAAACCTGAAAATATGTCCATTGAAATTGATTGCGATAAATTTGTAGAAGGTACTAATACTGATTCGGACACAGATGATGATCTAGATGATTTGGATTTTTAA
- a CDS encoding methionine aminotransferase, translating into MNYEHLINASKLPDVKTTIFTTIGNLARKHNAIDLSQGFPNFEADEKLKSLVSHAIHQGYNQYAPMPGYFGLREIISDKINTLHNKHYNPEKEITVTIGATEAIFTAITAFINKGDEVIVIKPAYDCYEPAILLNGGIPVYVQLNAPDYSIDWEVFQEKITSKTKMVILNTPHNPSGTVLSKWDMEQLQTILKPTNIILLSDEVYEHITFDDQEHESASRYPELAHRSFVCASFGKTFHVTGWKVGYCVAPNELMAEFRKVHQFAVFCVDHPVQRALATYLQNPSNYLHLNDFYQEKRDLFLNGIKSSKFKYKPSQGTYFQLLDYTAISTEFDEAMGERLIKQNGIASIPISSFNVENRNDHMLRFCFAKKTATLEKAIEILNSL; encoded by the coding sequence ATGAACTACGAACATCTTATAAACGCATCAAAATTACCAGATGTAAAGACGACGATTTTCACAACAATAGGCAATCTTGCAAGAAAGCATAATGCCATTGATCTTTCTCAAGGATTCCCAAATTTTGAGGCAGATGAGAAACTAAAATCCTTGGTAAGCCATGCTATACATCAAGGCTATAACCAATATGCACCCATGCCTGGTTATTTTGGCTTAAGAGAAATTATTTCCGATAAAATAAACACACTACATAACAAACATTACAACCCTGAAAAAGAAATAACCGTAACCATAGGTGCAACTGAAGCTATTTTTACGGCTATTACAGCCTTTATTAACAAAGGTGATGAGGTTATCGTTATAAAACCTGCTTACGACTGTTATGAGCCCGCTATTCTTCTTAATGGTGGCATTCCAGTGTATGTACAACTCAATGCACCAGACTATAGCATAGATTGGGAAGTCTTTCAGGAAAAAATTACCAGTAAAACTAAAATGGTGATTTTAAATACACCCCATAACCCCAGTGGAACGGTTTTATCTAAATGGGATATGGAGCAACTACAGACCATTTTAAAACCTACCAACATCATATTATTAAGTGATGAAGTTTATGAACATATCACTTTTGATGATCAAGAGCATGAAAGCGCATCAAGATATCCAGAACTTGCCCATAGAAGTTTTGTGTGTGCCTCTTTTGGCAAAACTTTTCATGTTACCGGTTGGAAGGTAGGGTATTGCGTAGCACCAAATGAACTAATGGCCGAATTTAGAAAGGTGCATCAATTTGCGGTATTTTGTGTAGATCATCCTGTTCAACGTGCATTGGCAACTTATTTACAAAACCCTTCTAATTATCTACATTTGAATGATTTTTACCAGGAAAAACGAGATTTATTTCTTAATGGGATAAAATCGTCCAAGTTTAAATATAAGCCATCACAAGGAACGTATTTTCAATTATTGGATTACACCGCTATATCCACGGAATTTGATGAAGCTATGGGTGAACGCTTAATTAAACAAAACGGTATAGCCTCAATTCCTATTTCATCATTCAATGTTGAAAATAGAAATGACCATATGCTCAGATTCTGCTTTGCAAAAAAGACAGCTACCCTTGAAAAGGCAATTGAGATTTTGAACAGCCTATAA
- a CDS encoding GNAT family N-acetyltransferase translates to MELTFTKCSLQDAAQLRLISEQTFVNAFEKDNDPADFKDYIEKAFAFNKIKSELLNANSEFYFVFRNDMLVGYFKLNVLSAQSDVKRADSIELERIYVLKKYQNLGLGKQFLHHIKNIALIKNKKMLWLGVWEENVRAIKFYKRHGFIKFDTHPYFIGSDEQTDWLMQFDLSTL, encoded by the coding sequence ATGGAACTCACATTTACCAAATGTTCTCTTCAAGATGCGGCACAATTAAGATTAATTTCTGAGCAGACCTTCGTAAATGCTTTTGAAAAAGATAACGACCCGGCAGATTTTAAAGATTATATAGAAAAGGCTTTTGCCTTTAATAAAATTAAATCTGAACTTTTAAATGCCAACAGCGAATTTTATTTCGTATTCAGAAATGATATGTTGGTGGGTTATTTTAAACTCAACGTGCTTTCTGCGCAATCAGACGTTAAAAGAGCTGATAGCATAGAGTTAGAACGCATCTATGTTTTAAAGAAGTATCAAAATTTAGGTTTAGGGAAACAATTTTTGCATCACATTAAAAATATAGCATTAATAAAAAATAAGAAAATGCTATGGTTAGGGGTATGGGAAGAAAATGTAAGGGCAATTAAATTTTATAAACGTCACGGTTTTATAAAATTTGATACCCACCCGTATTTCATAGGCTCAGATGAACAGACCGATTGGTTAATGCAATTCGATTTAAGTACCTTGTAA
- a CDS encoding type 1 glutamine amidotransferase domain-containing protein, with the protein MKRIAILATNGFEESELKSPKEAMEKEGFNVDIVSLEKGEIKGWADGNWSNSYTVDKTLNEVRAEDYNALVLPGGVINPDLLRREETALDFVRDFFKLKKPVAAICHAPWTLISAGVVKGRKMTSFHSIKDDLINAGADWVDQEVVVDEGFVTSRNPDDLPAFNSKLIEEIKEGKHEMQHA; encoded by the coding sequence ATGAAGAGGATAGCAATATTAGCTACAAATGGATTTGAGGAAAGTGAATTAAAATCTCCAAAAGAAGCCATGGAGAAAGAAGGCTTTAACGTAGACATTGTAAGTTTAGAAAAAGGAGAAATAAAAGGTTGGGCAGACGGCAACTGGTCTAACAGTTACACCGTAGATAAAACCTTGAACGAAGTTAGAGCTGAGGATTATAACGCATTGGTATTACCTGGCGGAGTAATTAACCCAGATTTACTTAGAAGGGAAGAAACGGCTTTAGATTTTGTACGAGACTTTTTTAAATTGAAAAAACCTGTAGCAGCTATTTGCCATGCACCCTGGACATTGATTAGTGCAGGTGTTGTAAAAGGAAGAAAAATGACTTCATTTCACTCCATTAAAGATGACTTAATAAATGCAGGAGCTGATTGGGTAGACCAAGAAGTTGTTGTTGACGAAGGATTCGTGACAAGCAGAAATCCGGATGATTTACCTGCTTTTAATTCTAAATTGATTGAAGAAATAAAAGAAGGAAAGCATGAAATGCAACATGCATAA
- a CDS encoding succinate dehydrogenase/fumarate reductase iron-sulfur subunit, with protein sequence MNLTLKIWRQKGPKDKGSMVDYKVTDISEHMSFLEMMDVLNEQLINQGEEPVAFDHDCREGICGMCSMYINGEAHGPDRGVTTCQLHMRMFKDGDTITIEPFRAKAFPVIKDLVVDRSSFDRIQHAGGYISVNTSGNTQDANAIPISKHAADEAMDAATCIGCGACVASCKNASAMLFVGAKVSQYALLPQGQVEAVDRVKNMVAQMDLEGFGNCTNTGACEIECPKGISLENIARMNREYLSANVKS encoded by the coding sequence ATGAATCTGACATTAAAAATCTGGAGACAAAAGGGACCAAAAGATAAAGGTTCTATGGTCGATTATAAGGTAACGGATATATCTGAACATATGTCTTTCTTAGAAATGATGGATGTTCTTAACGAGCAATTGATCAACCAAGGAGAAGAACCAGTAGCTTTTGACCATGATTGTCGTGAAGGTATTTGTGGTATGTGTTCAATGTACATCAATGGTGAGGCCCACGGTCCTGACAGAGGTGTTACAACATGTCAATTACACATGCGTATGTTCAAAGATGGCGATACTATCACTATTGAACCATTTAGAGCAAAGGCATTTCCTGTAATTAAAGATTTAGTGGTAGACAGAAGTTCTTTTGATCGTATTCAGCACGCTGGTGGATATATTTCTGTAAACACTTCAGGTAATACCCAAGATGCAAATGCCATTCCTATTTCAAAGCACGCAGCTGATGAAGCTATGGATGCCGCTACTTGTATTGGTTGTGGAGCTTGTGTAGCAAGTTGCAAAAATGCCTCTGCAATGTTATTTGTTGGCGCAAAAGTATCACAATATGCTTTATTACCTCAAGGTCAAGTAGAAGCCGTAGATCGTGTGAAGAACATGGTAGCACAAATGGATTTGGAAGGTTTTGGTAACTGTACCAATACCGGTGCTTGTGAAATTGAATGTCCTAAAGGAATTTCTTTAGAGAATATTGCAAGAATGAACCGCGAATATTTAAGTGCTAACGTTAAAAGTTAG
- a CDS encoding CoA transferase subunit B → MLDKNGIAKRIAQEVEDGYYVNLGIGIPTLVANYVRDDISVEFQSENGILGMGPFPVEGEEDADLINAGKQTITALPGASFFDSATSFAMIRGKHVDLTILGAMEVAENGDIANWKIPGKMVKGMGGAMDLVASAENIIVAMMHTNRAGDSKLLKRCSLPLTGVGCVKKIVTNLAVLEVTENGFLLLERAPGVSVDEIKKATEGQLIVPDQVKEMEV, encoded by the coding sequence ATGTTAGATAAAAACGGAATTGCAAAAAGAATTGCACAAGAAGTAGAAGACGGTTATTATGTTAATCTAGGTATTGGTATTCCTACCTTGGTCGCAAATTATGTACGAGATGATATTAGCGTGGAGTTTCAAAGTGAAAACGGAATTTTAGGTATGGGTCCCTTTCCAGTGGAAGGAGAAGAAGATGCAGATTTGATCAATGCAGGTAAACAAACGATAACAGCATTACCTGGAGCTTCTTTTTTCGACTCGGCCACAAGTTTTGCCATGATAAGGGGAAAGCATGTTGATTTGACTATTTTGGGGGCAATGGAAGTGGCTGAGAATGGCGATATAGCCAATTGGAAAATACCCGGTAAAATGGTGAAGGGAATGGGTGGCGCTATGGATCTTGTAGCTTCAGCGGAGAATATCATAGTTGCGATGATGCATACCAATAGAGCTGGGGATTCTAAACTGTTAAAACGTTGCAGTCTGCCATTAACGGGTGTGGGTTGCGTAAAAAAGATAGTTACCAACTTAGCTGTTCTAGAGGTAACCGAGAACGGATTTCTATTGTTAGAGCGCGCGCCCGGTGTTAGTGTTGATGAAATTAAGAAGGCTACGGAGGGTCAGTTAATTGTACCTGATCAGGTTAAAGAAATGGAGGTTTAG
- a CDS encoding very short patch repair endonuclease, which yields MSKDYKQERIKVPRFNEESGFYTTPQRSKIMSKIRGKNTKPELAFRKALYAAGYRYRIDYKKLIGKPDIALPKYKTVIFIDGEYWHGKNWEERKPKIKTNRDFWIAKIERNIQRDQEVNQELKRLGYTVFRFWETQVKKDLENCLQITISHLNSFEKSTK from the coding sequence ATGTCAAAAGACTATAAACAAGAGCGAATTAAAGTACCACGATTCAATGAGGAATCTGGTTTTTACACTACTCCACAACGCTCTAAAATAATGAGCAAAATACGGGGTAAGAACACCAAACCCGAACTTGCCTTTAGAAAAGCCCTTTATGCCGCTGGATATAGATATCGCATTGATTATAAAAAGCTAATAGGCAAACCAGATATAGCCCTGCCAAAGTACAAAACAGTAATATTCATTGATGGTGAATATTGGCATGGTAAAAATTGGGAAGAGCGTAAACCAAAAATTAAGACCAATCGTGATTTTTGGATTGCAAAAATTGAACGTAATATACAACGCGATCAAGAAGTCAACCAAGAACTAAAAAGATTAGGATACACCGTTTTTAGGTTTTGGGAAACCCAAGTGAAAAAAGATCTTGAAAACTGCCTACAGATAACTATAAGCCATCTAAATTCTTTTGAAAAGAGCACAAAATAA